Proteins from a single region of Nitrospira sp.:
- a CDS encoding class I SAM-dependent methyltransferase, with protein MPCVLCGQTSLSTISTVDAKSHGALNVAICGGCGLVQQDPMPSKTELGHFYAHTYRTDYKKTYTPKAKHIYRAGMAAIERLNFLQSHGVHGGKLLDVGAGGGEFVYISKTRGYDSKGIEPNIGYSEFARNQYGVEIKTGELCETRETYDIITMFHVLEHMPNFESFRMAWSMLNEGGSLFIEVPNIETNDASPHNIYFKAHLFYFNRATLSACASKYFDPLVIEARSNLRILFKRKGRQSHIALPTQDTVSSLALRLRQKGWFEYLIAGGGMYKLFSKLNQRVRESRLKNKSHLEILNSLLS; from the coding sequence ATGCCGTGTGTTTTATGTGGACAGACATCGCTCTCAACGATCTCTACGGTAGACGCCAAATCACACGGCGCCTTGAATGTAGCCATATGCGGCGGTTGCGGGCTTGTTCAACAAGATCCGATGCCTTCGAAAACGGAACTTGGCCATTTTTACGCTCATACCTATAGAACAGACTACAAGAAGACATATACGCCAAAAGCCAAGCATATTTACAGGGCTGGCATGGCGGCGATCGAGCGACTCAATTTCTTACAATCTCATGGGGTTCATGGCGGCAAATTGCTTGACGTAGGTGCAGGCGGGGGAGAGTTTGTCTATATTTCCAAAACCCGAGGGTATGACTCCAAAGGTATTGAGCCGAATATCGGCTATTCAGAGTTTGCCAGAAATCAGTACGGCGTGGAAATCAAGACTGGAGAATTATGCGAGACACGAGAAACCTACGACATCATTACAATGTTTCATGTACTAGAGCATATGCCCAATTTCGAGTCCTTTAGGATGGCGTGGTCCATGCTGAACGAAGGCGGATCTCTATTCATTGAGGTTCCTAATATAGAAACAAACGATGCTTCGCCGCACAACATATATTTCAAAGCACACCTGTTCTACTTTAATAGAGCGACGCTCTCTGCTTGTGCCAGCAAATACTTTGACCCTCTGGTTATAGAGGCCCGATCGAACCTCCGAATTTTATTCAAACGGAAAGGCCGGCAAAGCCACATCGCATTGCCCACACAAGACACCGTTTCTTCTCTTGCCCTGAGACTTCGGCAAAAGGGATGGTTCGAATATCTGATTGCGGGGGGCGGAATGTATAAACTGTTTTCCAAGCTGAACCAACGGGTGCGGGAGTCAAGGCTTAAGAACAAATCACACTTAGAGATTCTAAATTCACTTCTTTCTTAG
- a CDS encoding Na-translocating system protein MpsC family protein, which produces MHNESLQRQESLTAAVRKAVCQFQLEFMGGSFAEHIRVTIAPDMPDMMVVRSHGVLPTAEQKLIRTEEGRALVKQLYQTLFAQQRHVLAKEVATLTGMEVADVLTDFSVSTGEQVMVFLFASHDKD; this is translated from the coding sequence ATGCATAACGAGTCATTACAGCGACAGGAATCCCTTACAGCGGCAGTTCGCAAGGCGGTGTGCCAGTTTCAATTGGAGTTCATGGGAGGGAGTTTTGCCGAGCACATTCGCGTGACCATAGCCCCCGATATGCCCGACATGATGGTGGTGCGGTCGCACGGTGTCCTCCCAACGGCTGAACAGAAGCTCATCCGTACAGAAGAAGGCCGGGCGCTAGTGAAACAGCTGTATCAGACTCTGTTTGCGCAACAACGCCATGTCCTGGCCAAGGAAGTGGCAACACTCACGGGCATGGAGGTGGCGGATGTCTTGACGGATTTTTCCGTCTCCACCGGTGAGCAGGTGATGGTGTTTCTGTTCGCCTCACACGACAAGGACTGA
- the larB gene encoding nickel pincer cofactor biosynthesis protein LarB, with translation MRRKATHAAALHSQKPCESGDGASRGLLPSAGQGFPPVVFCDGKTQQEIVSLARKVLAQHQHLLVPRVAPEVARALLRLHRRAVYHELSRAVTIYHPTRRPSGDVLIVTAGTADTPIAEEARVTAEVLGSRVEAICDVGVAGLHRVLARHSRLMQAHVVVVVAGMDGALPSVIGGLVNCPVIAVPTSIGYGANFGGIAPLLTMLNSCASGVGVVSINNGFSAGCLAHRINVLANE, from the coding sequence ATGAGAAGGAAGGCCACACACGCTGCCGCTCTACACTCACAGAAGCCCTGTGAAAGCGGCGATGGCGCATCCCGGGGGCTGCTGCCGTCCGCCGGGCAGGGATTTCCGCCCGTCGTGTTCTGTGACGGCAAAACCCAGCAAGAAATTGTCAGCCTTGCGCGAAAGGTGCTGGCTCAACATCAGCATCTCCTGGTGCCTCGCGTTGCACCCGAGGTCGCACGGGCCTTGCTGCGATTGCATCGCCGAGCCGTCTATCACGAGTTGTCCCGCGCCGTCACGATCTATCACCCGACACGGAGGCCAAGCGGAGACGTATTGATCGTCACCGCCGGCACAGCCGACACCCCGATTGCGGAAGAGGCCCGGGTCACGGCCGAAGTCTTGGGAAGCCGGGTTGAGGCGATCTGCGACGTGGGAGTGGCGGGGTTGCATCGAGTCCTTGCCCGCCATAGCAGGCTCATGCAGGCCCATGTCGTGGTGGTGGTGGCCGGTATGGACGGGGCCCTTCCGAGCGTCATCGGCGGACTGGTTAACTGTCCCGTCATCGCAGTCCCAACGAGCATCGGTTACGGGGCTAACTTTGGCGGGATCGCCCCTCTCTTGACCATGCTCAATTCGTGCGCCTCCGGCGTGGGGGTCGTGAGCATCAATAACGGATTTAGCGCTGGCTGTCTGGCCCATCGCATCAATGTGCTGGCCAACGAATAG
- a CDS encoding multicopper oxidase domain-containing protein encodes MGVSMGVSMKWVRVGVLGLTTCLELAWTMPAGAVMSHDGHIAVDHNADVATPVHAQAGPVLQDKMSKAIEQIEREVKSKGPFQGAGAHAMQQGVLLVAEDPDKVQVTQGARCPVTAPVRAYDLTAMNVEITVNRFGDFYPGYMYALTENVAGIREEEAKNKAARDSEDPTFAGGAISNGLQGDLIQPLVIRVNQGDCLRVTLRNQIENEPTNMIINGSQMLVASTGKPANAMNPEALVPAGKTGDFEWYLPIDLQEGGRAFHSHASRDQYSLGLLGSIVVEPRGSRFLSPFTGEEMKSGWEAMIDVEKGSDFREFVIIYHEAGDETFRLLDRKGDMLPQRDAHTDTYRPAARLLNFRSEPHGERLEIQAHLVGFADESQGYGSYTFGDPATTIPRSYLGDPAKFRMVGGSEIVHSHHLHGGSIRWARQPGTSKLDPTLSKSGPVKFPPISDTSDRLDVQSIGPSEIYDEVIEGGSGGLQALAGEFVFHCHIPQHYVTGMWGFWRVYNTLQSTGFQTDVMKPLVELPDRKGKIKLAVSSDKLVGTTVDWYGGKKYEITKDKTDWKASPVKVSIKDWVEYMLPPQGLPGKTEDQVKQAQAHDATVVNWKWDGTKAMNEPETPHKWADYVSPTPLQRPAITFDPQTGKLAFPWLRPHLGKRPPFAPNHGGAPWLEPFRVREDGTRSTEPPVPGAQGPWSLCPENAPRKYFNIHSITLPITLKPATPKTAAVVDPIGMIYVLHEEEEEVRKNPKKQVPLVIRGNVHDCVDVIFKNEIPDDARTGWANKINLHPHFFQFDTSASDGPTIGFSYDMSLRAFTMLEDPQPDKGMPLPGNTTLTADTKAGSRSITVKNSSKFHVNTELGVGMDDPKYFEIVRIKDIKGNTITFDAPLKYAHKKNDIASVEFIRERWYVDADLGTVYWHDHVFGTDTWGHGLFSAFITEPPRSTYHDPYTGKELRSGPIADIHTLEPVSAHIRGSFREVMMHIMDSNARSAELIMTDNPQARMGAVTVDGPPSHQFPERINKSAMTFLNGGEATTGSGYSMRVEPLSVRLANNPDPSKLFVSGIHGDPGTPLLRSYLGDPILVRALVGSANEVHTWHVTGHWFPMERYATMAMPRSTVHLVIGERYDPAIPAAGGPQKQAGDYLYYSGRASHFAEGSWGIFRVFDELQGDLKPLPSREEIQKSAPSVCPADAPVKSFNVSAIDQVIRYHEGAPGTMEVDLERKMVFENQQGKMYVLDEDRGRVKAGELRPSPLTLHVNVGDCVKINLKNEMAKERAGFHVDMMAFDPKDSFGANVGNNPGDQTIAPGQSKTYTYFAHPEYGELAALIQDWGNVVENPRNGLFGSIIVGPKGSRYRDPVTGNDITMKSSWRADVIVDRTIPGNDNRKNYRDFSLMFQDEDNIVGVSFMPYIQQVAGITAVNYRSEPTAWRMEKGCDVSEVFSCVKTGDSPSTPLLQAHVGDPVAVHVLGAFSEQVQLFTVDGHEWPHEPYMQGADQVSTMEFGGSEVINAYLTGGAGGPNKIVGDYMWKNQRPGFANAGQWGLFKVLPTGDQRVLPLAPQVPSSQKAERGSDNGSVARTSMSGR; translated from the coding sequence ATGGGTGTATCTATGGGTGTATCAATGAAGTGGGTGCGAGTGGGAGTGTTGGGACTGACGACCTGTCTTGAGTTGGCCTGGACCATGCCTGCAGGCGCGGTCATGTCGCATGATGGGCATATCGCCGTCGATCACAATGCCGATGTGGCGACGCCGGTGCATGCGCAGGCCGGTCCGGTGCTGCAGGACAAGATGTCGAAGGCGATCGAGCAGATCGAGCGGGAGGTCAAGAGTAAGGGGCCGTTCCAAGGGGCCGGGGCCCATGCGATGCAGCAGGGTGTGCTGCTGGTGGCGGAGGATCCGGATAAGGTGCAAGTCACGCAGGGCGCTCGCTGCCCGGTGACGGCGCCGGTCCGCGCGTATGATCTCACGGCGATGAATGTCGAGATCACCGTGAACCGGTTCGGCGATTTTTATCCGGGCTACATGTATGCGTTGACCGAGAATGTAGCGGGTATTCGTGAGGAGGAAGCAAAGAACAAGGCAGCGCGGGACAGCGAAGATCCGACGTTTGCCGGCGGCGCCATTTCGAACGGGTTGCAGGGCGATCTGATTCAGCCGCTCGTGATCCGGGTGAACCAGGGCGATTGTCTGCGGGTCACATTGCGCAATCAGATCGAGAACGAGCCGACGAACATGATCATCAACGGCTCCCAAATGCTCGTGGCCAGCACGGGGAAGCCGGCGAATGCCATGAACCCCGAGGCGCTGGTTCCGGCGGGGAAAACCGGTGACTTCGAGTGGTACCTTCCCATCGATCTGCAGGAAGGCGGCCGTGCCTTCCATAGCCATGCAAGCCGCGATCAGTATTCACTGGGCTTGTTGGGATCGATCGTCGTCGAGCCGCGCGGATCACGGTTCCTCAGCCCGTTTACGGGAGAAGAGATGAAGAGCGGCTGGGAGGCCATGATCGATGTGGAGAAGGGATCAGACTTCCGCGAATTCGTCATTATCTATCATGAGGCGGGCGACGAGACGTTCCGTCTCCTGGATCGCAAGGGCGACATGTTGCCGCAGCGCGATGCCCATACGGATACCTATCGTCCGGCCGCGCGATTGCTCAATTTCCGCAGCGAACCGCACGGCGAGCGGTTGGAAATTCAGGCGCACCTAGTGGGATTTGCCGACGAGTCGCAGGGCTACGGGTCCTATACATTCGGCGATCCGGCCACCACGATTCCCCGTTCCTATCTTGGCGATCCGGCCAAGTTCCGCATGGTCGGAGGGTCCGAGATCGTGCATTCGCACCACTTGCACGGCGGATCGATCCGCTGGGCCAGACAGCCCGGCACGAGCAAGCTCGATCCGACGCTGTCGAAGAGCGGTCCCGTGAAGTTCCCGCCGATCAGCGACACGTCAGACCGGTTGGATGTGCAATCTATCGGTCCGTCCGAGATCTACGATGAAGTGATCGAAGGCGGCTCGGGCGGTTTGCAGGCATTGGCCGGTGAGTTCGTGTTCCATTGCCACATTCCTCAGCACTATGTGACCGGCATGTGGGGATTCTGGCGTGTGTACAACACCCTGCAATCGACCGGATTCCAGACCGATGTGATGAAGCCGCTCGTTGAGCTGCCGGATCGCAAGGGCAAGATCAAGTTGGCGGTCAGCTCCGACAAGCTGGTCGGGACCACCGTCGATTGGTACGGCGGGAAGAAGTACGAGATCACCAAGGACAAGACGGATTGGAAGGCCAGTCCCGTGAAGGTGTCGATCAAGGATTGGGTTGAGTACATGCTCCCGCCGCAGGGGTTGCCGGGCAAGACCGAAGACCAGGTCAAGCAGGCGCAAGCGCACGATGCGACGGTGGTGAACTGGAAGTGGGACGGCACGAAGGCGATGAACGAGCCGGAAACCCCGCACAAGTGGGCGGATTATGTCTCGCCGACTCCGCTGCAGCGTCCGGCGATCACGTTCGATCCGCAGACGGGCAAGCTGGCATTCCCCTGGTTGCGTCCGCACCTCGGGAAGCGTCCTCCGTTTGCGCCCAATCACGGCGGCGCGCCATGGTTGGAGCCGTTCCGTGTCCGTGAAGACGGCACCAGAAGCACGGAGCCGCCCGTGCCGGGTGCGCAGGGGCCCTGGAGCCTCTGTCCGGAAAATGCGCCGAGAAAGTATTTCAATATCCATTCGATCACCTTGCCGATTACCCTCAAGCCGGCGACCCCGAAAACCGCCGCGGTCGTGGATCCGATCGGCATGATCTATGTGCTGCATGAAGAGGAAGAGGAAGTCCGCAAGAATCCCAAGAAGCAAGTACCCTTGGTGATTCGCGGGAACGTGCACGATTGCGTGGACGTGATCTTCAAGAACGAAATCCCGGACGATGCGCGGACGGGATGGGCCAACAAGATCAATCTCCATCCGCATTTCTTCCAGTTCGACACGAGCGCGTCCGACGGTCCGACCATCGGATTCTCGTACGACATGTCGCTGCGGGCTTTCACGATGTTGGAGGATCCGCAACCGGACAAGGGAATGCCCCTGCCCGGCAACACGACTCTGACGGCGGATACGAAAGCCGGTTCACGCAGTATCACGGTGAAGAATTCGTCCAAGTTCCATGTCAATACCGAACTCGGTGTGGGCATGGATGATCCGAAGTATTTCGAGATCGTGCGGATCAAGGACATCAAGGGCAATACCATCACCTTCGATGCGCCATTGAAGTACGCGCACAAGAAGAACGACATTGCGAGCGTGGAGTTCATCCGCGAGCGCTGGTATGTCGATGCGGATCTCGGAACGGTGTATTGGCACGATCACGTGTTCGGCACCGATACCTGGGGACATGGTCTGTTCTCAGCCTTCATCACCGAACCGCCGCGATCGACCTATCATGATCCGTACACCGGAAAGGAACTCCGGAGCGGTCCTATCGCGGACATTCACACCCTGGAGCCGGTCTCGGCCCATATCCGGGGCAGTTTCCGCGAAGTCATGATGCATATCATGGACAGCAACGCGCGGTCGGCTGAGTTGATCATGACCGACAACCCGCAGGCGCGCATGGGAGCGGTCACGGTCGACGGGCCTCCGTCGCACCAGTTCCCGGAGCGCATCAACAAGTCGGCGATGACGTTCCTGAACGGCGGCGAAGCCACGACGGGCAGCGGCTACAGCATGCGTGTGGAGCCGTTGAGTGTGCGCCTGGCCAACAATCCGGATCCGTCGAAGCTGTTTGTGTCCGGTATTCACGGAGATCCTGGCACGCCGTTGTTGCGGAGCTATCTCGGTGATCCGATCCTGGTTCGGGCGCTGGTCGGATCGGCCAACGAAGTGCACACCTGGCACGTGACCGGGCACTGGTTCCCGATGGAGCGGTACGCCACCATGGCGATGCCGCGCAGTACGGTGCATCTGGTGATCGGAGAGCGGTACGACCCGGCGATTCCTGCCGCGGGCGGACCGCAGAAGCAGGCCGGCGACTATCTCTACTATAGCGGCCGCGCGTCCCACTTCGCGGAAGGCAGCTGGGGTATCTTCCGGGTCTTCGACGAACTGCAAGGGGATCTGAAACCCTTGCCGAGCCGTGAAGAAATCCAGAAGTCTGCGCCGTCGGTCTGCCCGGCGGATGCGCCCGTGAAGTCCTTCAACGTGTCGGCGATCGATCAAGTCATCCGGTATCACGAGGGTGCGCCGGGTACGATGGAAGTCGATCTCGAACGCAAGATGGTCTTCGAAAATCAGCAGGGCAAGATGTACGTGCTCGACGAGGATCGTGGACGGGTCAAGGCCGGTGAATTGCGGCCGAGCCCGCTGACGCTGCACGTGAACGTCGGGGATTGTGTGAAGATCAATCTGAAGAACGAAATGGCCAAAGAACGGGCCGGATTCCACGTCGATATGATGGCGTTCGATCCGAAAGATTCGTTCGGCGCCAATGTCGGCAACAACCCCGGCGATCAAACGATCGCTCCGGGTCAGAGCAAGACCTACACGTACTTCGCGCATCCGGAGTACGGAGAACTGGCCGCCCTCATTCAAGACTGGGGGAACGTGGTGGAGAATCCACGGAACGGCTTGTTCGGGTCGATCATCGTCGGTCCGAAGGGATCGCGCTACCGCGATCCGGTGACGGGCAACGATATTACGATGAAGAGCAGCTGGCGCGCCGACGTGATCGTGGATCGGACGATCCCCGGGAACGACAATCGGAAGAACTACCGCGATTTCTCGTTGATGTTCCAGGACGAGGACAACATCGTGGGTGTCAGCTTCATGCCCTATATCCAACAGGTCGCCGGTATCACGGCGGTCAACTACCGGTCTGAACCGACCGCGTGGCGGATGGAAAAGGGCTGTGACGTGTCCGAGGTCTTCAGTTGTGTGAAGACCGGCGACTCGCCCTCGACGCCGCTGTTGCAGGCGCATGTCGGCGATCCGGTGGCGGTGCACGTGCTCGGCGCATTCAGCGAGCAGGTGCAGTTGTTCACCGTGGACGGACACGAATGGCCGCATGAGCCGTACATGCAGGGTGCCGACCAGGTCAGCACCATGGAGTTCGGCGGTTCAGAAGTCATCAACGCCTATCTGACGGGAGGAGCAGGCGGTCCGAATAAGATCGTCGGCGACTACATGTGGAAGAACCAACGTCCGGGCTTTGCGAACGCCGGGCAATGGGGACTCTTCAAGGTCCTTCCGACCGGTGACCAGCGGGTCCTTCCGTTGGCCCCGCAAGTTCCGTCCAGCCAAAAGGCGGAGCGCGGGAGCGACAACGGAAGCGTCGCGCGGACATCGATGAGTGGACGGTAA
- a CDS encoding isocitrate/isopropylmalate family dehydrogenase has translation MGTQHVVTMLPGEGTGPEICEAVRLVIDASGVNIKWEYEEIGLDCLEKHGTLLPDKTVQAIARNKIALKGPTTTPIGTGHKSANVTLRKVFDLYANVRPAKLIPVLKRPWDKIDILNFRENTEDCYAAIEHMVSDEVAQCLKVITWPGSYRIAEFAFKWAKANGRKKIYCVHKANIMKMTDGLFLDAFREVAKKYPDIESGDIIVDNCCMQLVRNPAQFDCLVLPNLYGDILTDLCAGLVGGLGFAPGANVGDNCAIFEAVHGSAPKYAGMKKVNPSAVLVSGIMMLRWMKEEAAADRITKAMFAVLDERKHVTYDVGGTATTDEYAQAIVDKMHAKA, from the coding sequence ATGGGTACACAGCACGTAGTGACGATGTTGCCGGGAGAGGGAACCGGTCCGGAAATTTGCGAAGCGGTCCGGCTGGTGATCGATGCGAGCGGCGTCAATATCAAATGGGAGTATGAAGAGATCGGACTGGACTGTTTAGAGAAGCACGGCACGTTGTTGCCTGACAAGACGGTCCAAGCCATCGCCAGAAACAAGATCGCGTTGAAAGGCCCCACGACCACGCCGATCGGGACAGGCCACAAGAGCGCGAACGTGACACTCCGAAAGGTGTTCGATCTCTATGCGAATGTGCGGCCGGCCAAGTTGATTCCCGTGCTCAAGCGGCCCTGGGACAAAATCGACATCCTCAACTTCCGTGAGAACACCGAAGATTGCTACGCGGCCATCGAGCATATGGTGTCAGACGAAGTGGCGCAATGTTTGAAGGTTATCACCTGGCCTGGCTCCTATCGCATCGCCGAGTTTGCCTTCAAGTGGGCAAAAGCCAATGGGCGCAAGAAGATCTACTGCGTTCATAAGGCTAACATCATGAAGATGACCGACGGTCTCTTTCTCGATGCCTTTAGAGAGGTCGCCAAGAAATATCCGGATATCGAGTCCGGCGACATCATCGTGGACAATTGCTGCATGCAGCTCGTGAGAAATCCTGCGCAATTCGATTGCTTGGTGCTCCCGAATCTGTACGGGGACATCCTGACGGATCTCTGCGCAGGATTGGTCGGCGGCTTGGGATTCGCGCCGGGTGCCAACGTGGGCGACAACTGCGCGATCTTCGAGGCGGTCCACGGCTCTGCGCCGAAGTATGCGGGGATGAAGAAGGTGAATCCGTCGGCCGTGCTGGTCTCCGGAATCATGATGCTCCGCTGGATGAAGGAAGAAGCGGCAGCCGATCGGATCACAAAGGCGATGTTTGCCGTTCTCGACGAGCGGAAGCACGTGACGTACGACGTCGGCGGGACGGCAACGACAGACGAGTATGCGCAAGCCATCGTGGATAAGATGCACGCGAAGGCCTGA
- a CDS encoding Na-translocating system protein MpsC family protein — translation MVPAATKTKADVEYQVMLAVLNFHRDYLALHYSHVRIQLIDNVIEVTLAPRRPIPAEQLLAQSPEGKVQLQQMHTAAFRSGEAQLRDRLQGILGIEVDEFVTQLDAETGINTVIIRLAKRLDLVLPPVSSNEFEVKHLA, via the coding sequence ATGGTTCCCGCTGCAACCAAAACGAAAGCGGATGTGGAATACCAGGTGATGTTGGCGGTCTTGAACTTCCATCGGGACTATCTTGCATTGCACTATTCCCATGTCCGCATTCAGTTGATCGATAATGTGATTGAAGTCACTCTCGCCCCCCGCCGCCCGATCCCGGCAGAGCAACTCCTCGCGCAGTCGCCTGAAGGCAAAGTCCAACTCCAACAGATGCATACCGCAGCATTCCGCTCCGGAGAAGCCCAGCTGCGCGATCGGCTCCAAGGCATTCTGGGCATCGAAGTTGATGAATTTGTCACCCAGCTCGATGCCGAGACCGGAATCAATACGGTCATCATTCGGCTCGCCAAGCGCCTCGACCTAGTCTTACCCCCCGTATCCAGCAATGAATTCGAGGTCAAACATCTGGCATAG
- a CDS encoding isocitrate dehydrogenase, whose protein sequence is MPTCTEIAKATKKKREIKLVGIDMYIITEKGIPKFDDIGPFKCEFISNRGTKVWPGFVSPDLLQVNWYRCRFMATKDVQDADVNTFLDALTKKGWWWSAAQKLWNYDGEAGFSKAY, encoded by the coding sequence ATGCCTACATGCACTGAAATTGCGAAAGCGACGAAGAAGAAGCGTGAGATCAAATTAGTCGGCATCGATATGTACATCATCACCGAGAAGGGGATCCCGAAGTTCGACGACATCGGGCCGTTCAAATGTGAATTTATTTCGAACCGTGGCACGAAGGTCTGGCCCGGCTTCGTCAGTCCCGATCTGCTGCAGGTCAACTGGTATCGCTGCAGGTTTATGGCGACCAAAGACGTGCAAGACGCGGACGTGAACACCTTCTTGGACGCCTTGACGAAAAAGGGCTGGTGGTGGTCTGCCGCGCAGAAGTTATGGAACTACGACGGCGAAGCCGGATTCAGCAAGGCGTACTAG
- a CDS encoding carboxypeptidase-like regulatory domain-containing protein translates to MATRINRFVTYFFGSLILSGSMIGAAPAAAYEETAVSNGGTVTGKVQFAGDIPDPQRFELRRYYDRVYCGALSDGSGYRLLREVAVGEQQGLKDVVVTIEGVTKGKPFEFQETKLEANICQFVPFVSVVRNEHPLSVVNLDSVAHDLQFYERDREHIFIMFHRPALTKAGTSDIVRFTGNRRGVTMQCGMHPFMQGHGLAVDNPYYAITGTEGTFAIKDLPAGTYRIKAWHPVLGEREQEVTVADNGSASVGFTFDAR, encoded by the coding sequence ATGGCAACACGTATAAATCGATTCGTGACGTATTTCTTCGGCTCTCTGATTCTGAGCGGATCCATGATCGGGGCAGCTCCGGCAGCAGCCTATGAGGAAACGGCGGTATCCAACGGGGGGACGGTGACGGGAAAGGTGCAATTTGCCGGTGACATTCCGGATCCCCAGCGGTTTGAGCTGCGACGGTATTATGATCGGGTCTATTGCGGGGCGCTGTCCGACGGCTCGGGCTATCGACTGTTGCGTGAGGTGGCGGTCGGCGAACAGCAGGGCTTGAAAGATGTGGTGGTGACGATCGAGGGAGTGACGAAGGGAAAGCCGTTCGAGTTTCAGGAGACGAAACTCGAGGCGAATATCTGCCAATTCGTGCCGTTCGTCTCGGTCGTGAGAAATGAACATCCGCTCAGCGTGGTGAATCTGGATTCAGTCGCCCACGATTTGCAGTTCTATGAACGGGACCGGGAGCATATTTTCATCATGTTTCACCGGCCGGCCCTGACGAAAGCCGGGACCAGCGACATTGTCCGGTTCACCGGAAACCGGCGCGGGGTTACCATGCAATGCGGCATGCACCCCTTCATGCAGGGGCACGGACTGGCCGTGGACAATCCCTACTATGCCATCACTGGAACGGAGGGGACCTTTGCCATCAAGGATCTTCCGGCCGGTACCTATCGCATCAAGGCCTGGCATCCCGTGTTGGGTGAGAGAGAGCAGGAAGTCACGGTGGCCGACAATGGGAGCGCGTCGGTCGGATTTACCTTCGACGCGAGATAG
- a CDS encoding L-threonylcarbamoyladenylate synthase, translating to MAAATVLPASNPESIRIAGAIIRQGGLVAFPTETVYGLGCDALNPEAVARVFEAKQRPHFDPLIVHIADRATLESLTPFVSTRDHRLIDAFWPGPLTLVMQKREQVPDLVTAGLPTVAVRMPSHPVARALIREAEVPIAAPSANPFGYVSPTCAQHVVDGLGDRIDLILDGGPCPIGVESTIVSMVGTWPELLRPGSITLADIREVMGPVVRATAGRTVAAPGQLPRHYATRTPMTVLAAPEVRPILHAHERAGLLAMSTPGHGDERFCAIDVLSASGDLREAARNLFAALRRLDALDLDRLYAVPCEDQGLGLAIMDRLRRCAAPLD from the coding sequence ATGGCGGCGGCGACAGTCCTTCCTGCCTCAAATCCGGAGTCGATTCGGATAGCCGGCGCAATCATCCGCCAGGGAGGACTCGTCGCCTTCCCGACGGAAACTGTGTACGGGCTCGGCTGCGATGCGCTGAATCCAGAGGCTGTGGCGCGCGTCTTCGAGGCCAAGCAGCGGCCCCATTTCGATCCCCTCATCGTGCACATCGCGGACCGGGCGACGCTGGAGTCACTGACACCGTTCGTATCGACGCGCGACCACCGGCTCATCGATGCCTTCTGGCCAGGTCCGCTGACGCTCGTGATGCAAAAACGAGAACAGGTTCCCGATCTCGTCACGGCAGGGCTCCCTACCGTTGCCGTCCGGATGCCGTCTCATCCGGTGGCACGGGCGCTGATCCGTGAAGCGGAAGTTCCAATCGCCGCCCCCAGCGCCAATCCATTCGGCTACGTCAGCCCAACCTGCGCCCAACATGTGGTGGATGGGCTCGGCGATCGTATCGACCTGATTCTGGATGGAGGCCCCTGCCCGATTGGCGTGGAGTCCACCATCGTGTCGATGGTGGGAACCTGGCCGGAACTCCTGCGACCGGGCAGCATCACGCTTGCGGATATCCGGGAAGTCATGGGACCGGTTGTGCGAGCCACTGCCGGCCGGACCGTGGCCGCGCCGGGCCAGCTTCCCCGCCATTACGCAACCCGCACTCCGATGACGGTTCTGGCGGCCCCGGAAGTCAGACCCATTCTGCATGCCCATGAGCGCGCCGGCCTGCTGGCCATGTCGACACCAGGCCATGGGGACGAGAGGTTCTGTGCGATCGACGTGCTCTCGGCGTCGGGCGATCTGCGGGAGGCCGCGCGGAATTTATTCGCCGCCCTGCGGCGGCTGGATGCACTAGACCTCGACCGTCTGTACGCCGTGCCCTGCGAGGATCAGGGCCTCGGTCTGGCGATCATGGACCGGCTGCGACGCTGTGCGGCACCGCTCGACTGA